In Pseudomonas putida, a genomic segment contains:
- the ligD gene encoding DNA ligase D: protein MPKPLQEYNRKRDFNATPEPSGSRARGKAAHALQFCIQKHDASHLHYDFRLELDGTLKSWAIPKGPSLDPKVRRLAVHVEDHPLDYAEFEGHIPEGHYGAGDVIVWDRGVWEPEGDPRAAYAKGKLRFRLQGEKLAGIWNLFRTHLAGKKEQWMLVKSNDGEARSEADYSIVEAQPDSVLSDRTLIPRKPKGKAAAARHQGKKTASKAALPDQLQPQLATLVDSPPSGDWRYEVKFDGYRILARIEGEEVRLFTRNGHDWSAKMPRQVEALRALGLDSAWLDGEMVVVDEHGAADFQALQNAFDTEQDEHITYYLFDLPYLGGQDLRQLPLQDRRNALSQLLQHNQSDLLKYSESFDQPVDSLLASACQLELEGLIGKRADSPYVGRRSADWIKLKCKQRQEFVIVGFTDPKGSRSGFGALLLALHDDDSGELRYAGKVGTGFNATTLASIHDRLAPLEIAKPALPKPPTGAEARGVHWLKPQLLAEVAYAQMTRDGVVRHSVFHGLRDDKPATAIDLERAMPGKTASKPPEQDLGSLRLTHPDRVIDASSGATKRDIADYYAKVSEWILPQLKDRPVALVRAPDGLGGELFFQKNAGQLHIPNVLTYDKAEAGQAAMVINRPDTLLGAVQMNMLELHTWNGTDKDFDKPDRFVLDLDPDPALPWKAMLEATQLTLTLLDELGLKVFIKTSGGKGIHLVVPLTRRAGWDEVKDFSHAIVTYLAKLFPDRLSAVSGPKNRVGRIFIDYLRNGKGATTVSAYSLRAREGLPVSVPIWREELAQIKGANQWHIGNLDERLAEVDDPWADMAKTRQSITARMRKQMGMA, encoded by the coding sequence TTGCCCAAGCCCCTGCAAGAATACAACCGCAAACGCGACTTCAACGCCACGCCCGAACCCAGCGGCAGCCGCGCTCGAGGCAAGGCTGCGCACGCGTTGCAGTTCTGCATTCAAAAGCACGACGCCAGCCACCTGCACTACGATTTTCGCCTGGAACTGGATGGCACCCTGAAAAGCTGGGCGATACCGAAGGGCCCCTCGCTGGATCCCAAGGTGCGGCGTCTGGCCGTGCACGTCGAGGATCACCCGCTGGACTATGCCGAGTTCGAAGGCCACATCCCCGAGGGCCATTACGGCGCTGGCGATGTGATCGTCTGGGATCGCGGGGTCTGGGAGCCCGAAGGCGATCCTCGCGCGGCCTACGCCAAGGGCAAGCTGCGGTTTCGCCTGCAGGGCGAAAAGCTCGCTGGTATCTGGAACCTGTTCCGCACCCACCTGGCCGGCAAGAAGGAACAGTGGATGCTGGTCAAGTCGAACGACGGCGAAGCACGCAGCGAAGCCGATTACAGCATTGTCGAGGCACAACCCGACAGCGTGCTAAGTGATCGCACGCTGATACCCCGCAAGCCCAAGGGCAAGGCCGCCGCTGCCCGTCACCAAGGCAAGAAGACCGCCAGCAAGGCCGCCCTACCCGATCAATTGCAGCCGCAACTGGCGACCCTGGTCGATTCACCGCCAAGCGGTGATTGGCGCTACGAGGTCAAGTTCGATGGTTACCGCATCCTGGCCCGTATCGAAGGCGAAGAGGTGCGTTTGTTCACCCGCAACGGCCACGACTGGAGCGCCAAGATGCCGCGTCAGGTCGAGGCGCTGCGCGCCCTGGGACTGGACTCGGCGTGGCTCGATGGCGAAATGGTGGTCGTCGATGAACACGGCGCCGCTGATTTCCAGGCGTTGCAGAACGCCTTCGACACCGAGCAGGACGAACACATTACCTATTATCTGTTCGACCTGCCGTATCTTGGTGGCCAGGATCTGCGCCAGTTGCCGCTGCAAGACCGTCGCAACGCCCTGAGCCAATTGTTGCAACACAACCAATCGGATCTACTCAAATACTCGGAAAGCTTCGACCAACCGGTCGATTCGCTGCTCGCCAGCGCCTGCCAACTGGAACTCGAGGGCTTGATCGGCAAGCGCGCCGACAGCCCCTATGTTGGCCGGCGCAGCGCCGACTGGATCAAGCTCAAGTGCAAGCAGCGCCAGGAGTTCGTCATCGTCGGCTTCACCGACCCCAAGGGCAGCCGCAGTGGCTTCGGTGCCCTGCTGCTGGCCCTGCACGACGACGACAGCGGCGAGCTGCGTTATGCCGGCAAGGTCGGTACGGGCTTCAATGCGACCACCCTGGCCAGCATCCATGACCGCCTCGCGCCGCTCGAAATCGCCAAGCCTGCCCTGCCCAAGCCGCCCACCGGCGCCGAAGCCCGCGGCGTGCATTGGCTCAAGCCCCAGCTGTTGGCGGAGGTGGCCTACGCCCAGATGACCCGCGATGGCGTGGTTCGCCATTCGGTATTCCACGGGCTGCGCGACGACAAACCCGCCACCGCCATCGACCTGGAGCGCGCCATGCCCGGCAAGACTGCATCCAAGCCGCCCGAACAGGACCTGGGCAGCCTGCGCCTGACCCACCCCGACCGGGTGATCGACGCCAGTAGCGGCGCCACCAAGCGCGATATCGCCGATTACTATGCCAAGGTCAGCGAGTGGATCCTGCCGCAGCTGAAGGACCGTCCGGTGGCACTGGTTCGTGCGCCGGACGGACTGGGCGGCGAACTGTTCTTCCAGAAAAACGCCGGCCAGTTGCACATTCCCAACGTGCTCACCTATGACAAGGCCGAGGCCGGTCAGGCGGCGATGGTCATCAACCGTCCCGACACCCTGCTCGGCGCAGTACAGATGAACATGCTCGAACTGCACACCTGGAACGGCACCGACAAGGACTTCGACAAACCCGACCGCTTCGTCCTCGATCTCGACCCTGACCCCGCACTGCCCTGGAAGGCCATGCTCGAGGCCACCCAGCTGACCCTGACCCTGCTCGACGAACTCGGCCTGAAGGTGTTCATCAAGACCAGCGGCGGCAAGGGGATCCATCTGGTCGTGCCGCTGACCCGGCGAGCCGGATGGGATGAGGTGAAGGATTTCAGCCATGCCATCGTCACCTACCTGGCCAAGCTGTTCCCCGATCGTCTGAGCGCTGTCTCCGGGCCGAAGAACCGGGTCGGGCGGATCTTCATCGACTACCTGCGCAATGGCAAAGGCGCGACCACGGTCAGCGCCTACTCGTTGCGGGCTCGTGAGGGGCTGCCGGTGTCGGTGCCGATCTGGCGCGAGGAACTGGCGCAGATCAAGGGAGCGAACCAGTGGCACATAGGCAACCTGGACGAGCGCCTGGCCGAGGTCGACGACCCCTGGGCCGACATGGCCAAGACCCGGCAGTCGATCACCGCGCGCATGCGCAAACAGATGGGGATGGCCTGA
- a CDS encoding acyl-CoA dehydrogenase family protein, translated as MSIIQDFDLNNLDRLLRDYSQRAQPLNLDTQLPEVMHALQADHLDLLPLPGQGNTLRRWQTLARVAGCDLALAKLYEGHTDALAILAECGAAHHAREGIWGVWAAEPPDARTRIIARDGERVRLSGRKAWCSGALQIDRALITAWADDDQPQLVAIDLADSGQQLQVERWQALGMATTTSVELEFDDAPGIAIGRPGQYLSRPGFWHGGAGIAACWYGAAEALADYLREHCRKPRPDPHGEAHLGAVDAALYGARASLRECAQWIDRQPGADASFEVRRTRAQVEQAVDQVIHHVGRALGATPFCRSPHFARLNADLPVFLRQSHAERDLAALGQQLAQMPAGAWQL; from the coding sequence ATGAGCATCATTCAGGACTTCGACCTCAATAATCTGGATCGCCTGCTACGCGACTATTCGCAGCGGGCGCAGCCATTGAACCTCGATACCCAGCTGCCTGAGGTAATGCACGCGCTGCAAGCCGACCACCTGGACCTACTGCCGCTGCCGGGCCAGGGCAATACCCTGCGGCGTTGGCAAACCCTGGCCCGGGTGGCGGGCTGCGACCTGGCCTTGGCCAAGCTCTATGAAGGCCATACCGATGCCTTGGCGATTCTCGCCGAGTGCGGCGCGGCCCATCATGCCCGCGAAGGAATCTGGGGCGTCTGGGCCGCCGAACCGCCCGATGCGCGCACGCGCATCATCGCGCGCGACGGCGAGCGGGTGCGCTTGAGTGGGCGCAAGGCCTGGTGCTCCGGCGCGCTGCAGATCGACCGCGCACTGATCACTGCCTGGGCCGACGACGACCAGCCGCAATTGGTGGCGATCGACCTGGCCGACAGTGGCCAGCAGTTGCAAGTAGAGCGCTGGCAAGCCTTGGGCATGGCCACGACCACGAGTGTGGAACTGGAGTTCGACGATGCCCCTGGGATCGCCATTGGCCGCCCAGGACAGTACCTGTCGCGTCCCGGCTTCTGGCATGGCGGTGCCGGGATCGCGGCCTGTTGGTATGGCGCCGCCGAGGCGCTCGCCGACTACCTGCGCGAGCATTGCCGCAAGCCACGCCCCGATCCCCATGGCGAAGCTCATCTGGGCGCCGTCGATGCCGCCTTGTACGGCGCCAGGGCCAGCCTGCGCGAGTGCGCACAGTGGATCGACCGTCAACCCGGCGCCGATGCCAGCTTCGAGGTGCGCCGTACCCGTGCGCAGGTGGAGCAGGCCGTCGACCAGGTCATCCATCACGTCGGTCGTGCCCTTGGCGCCACGCCGTTCTGCCGCAGCCCTCACTTTGCCCGGCTCAACGCCGACCTGCCGGTGTTTCTCCGCCAGAGCCACGCCGAGCGTGACCTGGCAGCGCTCGGCCAACAATTGGCACAGATGCCGGCAGGAGCATGGCAACTATGA
- a CDS encoding PIG-L deacetylase family protein: protein MTENLIQASSGTPWAAWQQSAHLARATWMSPDQLCPPGQRLVLLAPHPDDEILMAGGLLGEFRGREQDLVLISATDGEGSHPGSEHWTEHRLRRQRPLESRHALAQLDLDLNQLDWRRLNLKDGDLPRNEAFLLNHLNQLLKPGDVLMTTWRGDGHCDHEAVGRAAAQACQVRQARLVEVPVWAWHWAQPDDPRLPWPRAHRIQLNEARVARKRQALAAHVSQLEPDQGQPPVLPPALLDCLLQPFELVFL from the coding sequence ATGACCGAGAACCTGATCCAGGCCAGCAGCGGCACCCCGTGGGCCGCCTGGCAGCAGTCGGCGCACTTGGCCCGGGCCACCTGGATGAGCCCCGACCAGTTATGTCCGCCTGGCCAGCGTCTGGTCCTGCTGGCCCCCCACCCTGACGATGAGATTCTCATGGCCGGGGGCCTACTGGGGGAGTTCCGCGGCCGCGAGCAGGACCTGGTGCTGATCTCCGCCACCGATGGCGAGGGCAGCCACCCAGGCTCCGAACACTGGACCGAGCATCGCTTGCGCCGCCAACGGCCACTGGAGAGCCGTCATGCGCTGGCGCAGTTGGACCTGGACCTCAACCAGCTGGACTGGCGCCGCCTCAACCTCAAGGACGGCGACCTGCCACGCAACGAGGCTTTCCTGCTCAACCACCTGAACCAGTTGCTCAAGCCCGGCGACGTGCTGATGACCACCTGGCGTGGCGATGGCCATTGCGACCATGAGGCGGTAGGCCGTGCCGCTGCCCAGGCCTGCCAGGTTCGCCAGGCCCGCTTGGTGGAAGTGCCGGTATGGGCCTGGCATTGGGCACAGCCGGACGACCCACGCCTACCCTGGCCGCGCGCTCACCGTATCCAGCTGAATGAAGCCCGGGTGGCCCGCAAGCGCCAGGCGCTGGCAGCCCACGTGAGCCAGTTGGAACCCGACCAGGGTCAGCCACCCGTACTTCCCCCTGCCCTGCTCGATTGCCTGCTGCAACCTTTCGAACTGGTGTTCCTCTGA
- a CDS encoding class I SAM-dependent methyltransferase: MSLDAQYFANLYANNEDPWAFRTRWYERRKRDLIMASLPRQCYERVFEPACANGEMSAALAERCAELLCQDLDPTAVGLARDRLASLPNVAVAQGRLPGDWPGGRFDLVVLSEIGYYLDPTDWLQVIEQAVHSLTYDGGLLACHWRHPIAGCPQDGREVHEMLARHLPLYRVFRHEEGDFLLEYWACQPSVIDLDETCP; the protein is encoded by the coding sequence ATGAGCCTCGATGCACAGTATTTCGCCAACCTCTACGCCAACAATGAAGACCCATGGGCCTTTCGCACCCGCTGGTATGAGCGGCGCAAGCGCGACCTGATCATGGCCAGCCTGCCACGCCAATGCTATGAGCGTGTGTTCGAGCCGGCGTGCGCCAACGGCGAGATGAGCGCTGCGCTGGCCGAGCGCTGCGCCGAGCTGCTTTGCCAGGACCTGGACCCCACCGCTGTCGGTCTGGCCCGCGACCGGCTGGCGAGCCTGCCCAACGTGGCCGTCGCCCAGGGCCGCCTGCCCGGAGACTGGCCGGGCGGACGCTTCGACCTGGTCGTGCTCAGCGAGATAGGCTATTACCTGGACCCGACCGACTGGCTGCAAGTCATCGAGCAGGCGGTGCATAGCCTGACCTACGATGGCGGCCTTCTCGCTTGCCACTGGCGTCACCCCATCGCCGGCTGCCCTCAGGACGGGCGCGAAGTGCACGAGATGCTGGCCCGGCACCTGCCGCTGTATAGGGTGTTCCGTCACGAGGAAGGCGACTTCCTGCTCGAATACTGGGCCTGCCAGCCCAGTGTCATCGACCTGGACGAGACCTGCCCATGA
- a CDS encoding glycosyltransferase, producing the protein MIAVIIPAHNEARHLGRCLKALSAAVALAERDGHRVEILVVLDRCSDGSAAVARRHGVATMEVDAGNVGMARRAGAQWMLDRGARWLACTDADSQVPPHWLVSQLACGADAVCGTVHVARWQPWQKAALRALYQSHYRAEEGHRHIHGANLGVCARAYERVGGFQPLPAHEDVRLISDLQALGAQIVWTARHSVATSSRTRSRAREGFGDYLAGLESLVN; encoded by the coding sequence ATGATTGCCGTGATCATCCCCGCGCATAACGAGGCGCGGCATCTGGGGCGTTGTCTAAAGGCGCTGTCTGCCGCCGTGGCACTGGCCGAGCGCGATGGCCACCGGGTGGAGATCCTGGTGGTGCTCGATCGTTGCAGCGACGGCAGCGCCGCAGTCGCACGCCGGCATGGGGTGGCAACGATGGAGGTGGATGCCGGCAACGTCGGCATGGCCCGGCGCGCAGGCGCTCAGTGGATGCTCGACCGTGGGGCCCGCTGGCTGGCCTGTACCGATGCCGATAGCCAGGTGCCCCCGCATTGGCTGGTATCGCAGCTGGCGTGTGGCGCCGATGCGGTGTGCGGGACTGTTCATGTGGCCCGTTGGCAGCCCTGGCAGAAGGCTGCCCTACGCGCGTTGTATCAGAGCCACTACCGGGCGGAGGAAGGCCATCGGCACATCCATGGCGCCAATCTTGGGGTGTGCGCCCGAGCGTATGAGCGCGTCGGAGGCTTTCAGCCATTGCCGGCGCATGAGGATGTTCGGCTGATCAGCGACCTGCAGGCCCTGGGGGCGCAGATCGTGTGGACGGCGCGGCACAGTGTCGCCACCAGCAGCCGAACTCGCAGCCGGGCGCGGGAAGGCTTCGGCGATTATCTTGCGGGGTTGGAATCGCTGGTGAACTGA
- a CDS encoding Ku protein: MARAIWKGAISFGLVHIPVSLNTAVRSERVDFDWLDKRSMEPVGYKRVNKVTGKEIDKDNIVKGVEYEKGRYVVISEEEIRQARPEATQTIDIFSFVDAGDIPLQHFDTPYYLSPDKRGGKVYALLRTTLESTGKVALATVVLHTKQHLALLRPLDDALVLITLRWPEEVRGLETLELDKSVSDAKVDKRELDMAKRLVEDMSGPWTPDEYHDAFRQTILDLVEEKASKGKIAVVEKGEGSDAQKGADIIDLTELLKRSLGGKSAPAAKKKPAKRPRKAS; the protein is encoded by the coding sequence ATGGCTCGGGCAATCTGGAAAGGCGCGATCAGCTTTGGCCTGGTACACATACCGGTGTCGCTCAATACCGCCGTGCGTTCGGAGCGGGTGGATTTCGACTGGCTCGACAAGCGCAGCATGGAGCCGGTGGGGTACAAGCGAGTGAACAAGGTCACGGGCAAGGAAATCGACAAGGACAACATCGTCAAGGGTGTGGAGTATGAGAAAGGCCGTTACGTGGTGATCAGCGAGGAGGAGATTCGCCAAGCGCGGCCTGAGGCGACGCAGACCATCGATATTTTCTCGTTCGTCGATGCCGGCGACATTCCCTTGCAGCACTTCGATACCCCTTATTACCTGAGCCCAGACAAACGAGGCGGCAAGGTGTATGCCTTGCTGCGCACGACGCTGGAAAGCACTGGCAAGGTGGCCCTGGCCACGGTGGTGCTGCATACCAAGCAGCACCTGGCACTGCTGCGTCCGCTGGACGATGCGCTGGTGCTCATCACCTTGCGCTGGCCAGAGGAAGTGCGCGGCCTTGAAACATTGGAGCTGGACAAGAGCGTGAGCGACGCCAAGGTCGACAAACGTGAGCTGGACATGGCCAAGCGCCTGGTCGAGGACATGAGCGGCCCGTGGACGCCCGATGAATACCATGATGCGTTTCGCCAGACGATTCTCGACCTGGTCGAGGAAAAGGCCAGCAAAGGTAAGATCGCGGTGGTGGAGAAGGGCGAGGGCAGCGACGCGCAGAAAGGCGCCGATATCATCGATCTGACGGAGCTGCTCAAACGCAGCCTGGGCGGCAAGAGCGCGCCAGCGGCGAAGAAGAAACCCGCCAAGCGCCCGCGCAAGGCCTCTTGA
- a CDS encoding SDR family oxidoreductase yields MPNKPQDQFSMQNPLTEYPHPPFPSQGQAAPGLDAHMQPKPDHGEATYKGFGRLAGRKALITGADSGIGRAVAVAFAREGADIALNYLPIEQADAREVIKLIEAEGRKAVAIPGDLKDEAFCKTLVDQAHEQLGGLDILVNVAGKQEARKDIGQVSHEQFDHTMKTNVYALFWLCQAAVPLMPAGATIINTASIQSYQPSATLLDYATTKAAIVAFTKALAKQVIERGIRVNAVAPGPIWTVLQPSGGQPPEKIPDFGSQTPMKRPGQPAECAPLYVLLASQESSYITGEVFGVTGGNPLP; encoded by the coding sequence ATGCCCAACAAGCCCCAGGATCAGTTCAGCATGCAAAATCCGCTGACCGAGTATCCACACCCTCCGTTTCCTTCCCAGGGCCAGGCCGCTCCAGGCCTGGACGCCCACATGCAACCCAAGCCGGACCACGGCGAAGCCACCTACAAGGGTTTTGGCCGCCTGGCAGGGCGCAAGGCGCTGATCACCGGGGCCGACTCGGGTATTGGCCGCGCGGTAGCCGTGGCCTTCGCCCGCGAAGGTGCCGATATCGCGCTCAACTACCTGCCGATCGAGCAGGCCGACGCCCGTGAGGTCATCAAGTTGATCGAGGCCGAAGGCCGCAAGGCGGTGGCGATTCCCGGCGACCTGAAGGATGAGGCGTTCTGCAAGACATTGGTGGACCAAGCCCACGAACAGCTGGGTGGGCTGGATATCCTGGTCAACGTCGCCGGCAAGCAGGAAGCGCGCAAGGACATCGGCCAGGTGAGTCACGAGCAGTTCGACCACACCATGAAGACCAACGTGTATGCACTGTTCTGGTTGTGCCAGGCGGCCGTGCCGCTGATGCCCGCCGGAGCGACCATCATCAACACCGCGTCCATCCAGTCCTACCAACCGTCGGCAACTCTGCTCGATTACGCCACCACCAAAGCCGCCATCGTTGCCTTCACCAAGGCATTGGCCAAGCAGGTGATCGAGCGCGGTATCCGCGTCAATGCCGTCGCGCCAGGCCCGATCTGGACCGTCCTGCAGCCCAGTGGTGGCCAGCCACCTGAGAAAATCCCCGACTTCGGCAGCCAGACCCCAATGAAGCGACCAGGCCAGCCAGCCGAGTGCGCACCGCTGTACGTGTTGTTGGCCAGCCAGGAATCCAGCTACATCACCGGCGAAGTGTTCGGGGTGACGGGCGGCAATCCGTTGCCGTAG
- a CDS encoding nucleosidase — translation MIHIDEHTRVALADTLFVFALEAEAADAFSHVDAVFTGIGKVNAAIALTTALQTRKPKLIVNLGSAGSPRYGKGELVCCTRFVQRDMDVTPLGFARYETPFSDIPVVLEQGLSMPGLPLGTCGSGDNFETRHGEAPYDVVDMEAYVLALIAREQGIPFLCLKYISDDAGSDAADDWSVQVHLAAAAFARALFN, via the coding sequence ATGATCCACATCGATGAACACACCCGCGTCGCGCTGGCGGATACCCTTTTCGTCTTCGCTCTGGAAGCCGAGGCCGCCGATGCGTTCAGCCACGTAGACGCAGTATTTACCGGCATCGGCAAGGTCAATGCCGCCATCGCGTTGACCACGGCTCTGCAAACGCGCAAACCCAAGCTGATCGTCAACCTCGGCTCGGCTGGCAGCCCCCGATATGGCAAGGGCGAGCTGGTGTGTTGTACGCGCTTCGTGCAACGCGACATGGACGTGACGCCGCTGGGCTTCGCCCGCTACGAAACGCCGTTTTCGGACATTCCGGTGGTTCTGGAACAGGGGCTGAGCATGCCTGGCCTGCCGTTGGGCACTTGCGGCTCGGGCGACAACTTCGAGACCCGCCATGGCGAGGCGCCTTATGACGTGGTCGACATGGAGGCGTACGTGCTTGCCCTGATCGCCCGTGAGCAGGGCATCCCGTTCCTGTGCCTCAAGTACATTTCCGATGACGCCGGCAGCGATGCGGCGGACGACTGGTCGGTGCAGGTGCACCTCGCCGCGGCGGCTTTCGCCCGGGCGCTGTTCAACTAG
- a CDS encoding carboxylate-amine ligase yields the protein MACTFGIEEEYLLVHLDSGRVLAAPSKAVTRCCEAAVAPYFAPEMFRSQIEIASPVFNNLHQARSFFCEQRGRLGQALAQEGLGFYGAASHPCAQWLRQQARPDPHYRQVFADYQHVARRSLLSGLHVHVGVPVGLDRMQVINRVLYWLPLFLALSTSSPLWTGHATGYMSYRRVICAEWPHMNLPEPLANWAAYERYRALLQRTGALAEDGDFWWAIRPSRRYPTIELRICDACPRLEDALCIAGLFRHLVEQCLRPGQDIPALSREIRWVTQENYWRAMRHGLQGLFIGVHDQLPTNALGWLAQLQALHPADTVDAERAFAHARRIVAEGTSAERQLRRLGQARDAGMSEVQALREVVMQVVEQGQDVGCYTTAAPAFAADSTAL from the coding sequence GTGGCGTGCACGTTCGGCATCGAGGAAGAGTACCTGCTGGTGCACCTGGACAGCGGCCGCGTACTGGCGGCCCCGAGCAAGGCCGTGACCAGGTGCTGCGAAGCGGCGGTCGCGCCGTACTTCGCGCCGGAGATGTTTCGCAGCCAGATCGAAATCGCCTCGCCCGTGTTCAATAACCTCCACCAGGCGCGCAGTTTCTTCTGCGAACAGCGCGGGCGTCTGGGCCAAGCCTTGGCGCAGGAAGGCCTCGGGTTCTACGGCGCTGCCAGCCACCCCTGCGCGCAGTGGCTGCGCCAGCAAGCGCGGCCAGATCCTCACTACCGGCAAGTGTTCGCCGATTACCAGCACGTAGCCCGGCGCAGCTTGCTGTCCGGGTTGCACGTGCATGTCGGCGTGCCGGTGGGATTGGACCGCATGCAAGTGATCAACCGTGTGCTCTACTGGCTGCCATTGTTCCTCGCGCTGAGTACTTCGTCACCGCTATGGACGGGCCACGCCACGGGCTACATGAGCTACCGCCGGGTCATTTGCGCCGAATGGCCGCACATGAACCTCCCTGAGCCTCTCGCCAACTGGGCGGCCTATGAGCGCTACCGGGCGTTGCTGCAGCGTACCGGCGCACTGGCCGAGGATGGCGACTTCTGGTGGGCCATTCGGCCGTCCAGGCGCTATCCGACCATCGAATTGCGTATCTGTGACGCTTGCCCGCGCCTGGAGGATGCCTTGTGCATCGCCGGCCTGTTCCGACACCTGGTAGAGCAGTGCCTGAGGCCAGGGCAGGACATCCCCGCGCTGAGCCGTGAAATCCGCTGGGTCACTCAAGAAAACTACTGGCGTGCCATGCGCCATGGCCTGCAGGGGCTGTTCATCGGTGTTCATGATCAGTTGCCGACCAACGCACTGGGCTGGCTGGCGCAACTGCAGGCGTTGCATCCGGCCGATACCGTGGACGCCGAACGCGCGTTCGCCCACGCCCGGCGCATCGTCGCCGAAGGCACCAGCGCTGAGCGCCAATTGCGGCGCCTGGGCCAGGCCCGCGATGCTGGAATGAGCGAGGTGCAGGCTTTGCGCGAGGTGGTCATGCAGGTCGTGGAGCAGGGGCAAGACGTCGGTTGTTACACAACCGCCGCGCCAGCGTTTGCAGCTGACTCTACTGCCCTTTAG
- a CDS encoding methyltransferase: protein MRPDPAQTEADAALLQLGRRLRADGYQFTCVTPATHARNNERSGASHGHNLRDIFGWSRPFAASLISADELEQLRLAQVLHEGQGGALRSLVRWSSLDDLLLVHSAYPTDTADAVFFGPDSYRFAQVIHDHLQRHPTRVQHAVDIGCGSGIGALLIARAAQHAQVSAVDINPLALRYTAINAALAGVGNLSVEHSDLLDGIAGTFDLIVANPPYMLDVGERTYRHGGGALGAQLSLRIIEQARERLSPGGSLLLYTGVAIVEGRDALLEAVRLRLAGPRWSWVYRELDPDVFGEQLLEPGYEQVERIAAVALTVTRNG, encoded by the coding sequence ATGCGACCAGATCCTGCACAGACCGAGGCCGATGCTGCGCTGCTGCAACTGGGGCGCCGCCTGCGGGCCGACGGCTACCAATTCACCTGTGTTACACCGGCGACCCATGCGCGCAACAATGAGCGTTCGGGTGCCAGCCATGGCCACAATCTGCGCGATATCTTCGGTTGGAGTCGGCCATTCGCCGCGTCGCTCATTTCAGCGGATGAACTGGAGCAACTGCGCTTGGCCCAAGTGCTGCACGAGGGGCAGGGCGGCGCGTTGCGCAGCTTGGTGCGCTGGTCCAGTCTGGATGATCTGCTATTGGTGCATTCGGCGTATCCGACCGACACCGCCGATGCGGTCTTCTTCGGCCCAGACAGTTATCGCTTCGCCCAGGTGATTCACGACCACCTGCAACGCCACCCGACCCGCGTGCAGCATGCCGTGGACATTGGCTGCGGCAGTGGCATCGGCGCCTTGCTGATCGCAAGGGCTGCCCAACATGCCCAGGTCAGCGCTGTCGACATCAATCCATTGGCCCTGCGCTATACCGCCATCAACGCCGCGCTGGCTGGTGTCGGCAACCTGTCCGTGGAGCACAGCGACCTGCTCGATGGCATTGCCGGTACCTTCGACCTGATCGTCGCCAACCCACCTTACATGCTCGATGTCGGCGAGCGCACCTACCGCCATGGCGGTGGAGCCCTTGGCGCGCAGTTGTCCCTACGCATCATCGAGCAGGCGCGCGAGCGTTTGAGCCCGGGCGGCTCGTTGCTGCTCTACACCGGTGTAGCGATCGTCGAAGGCCGCGACGCGTTGCTCGAAGCCGTCCGACTGCGCCTGGCCGGGCCCCGTTGGTCCTGGGTTTATCGCGAACTCGACCCGGATGTGTTCGGCGAGCAGTTGCTCGAACCTGGCTACGAGCAGGTCGAGCGCATCGCTGCCGTTGCACTGACCGTCACGCGAAACGGCTGA